In Balaenoptera acutorostrata chromosome 12, mBalAcu1.1, whole genome shotgun sequence, a single window of DNA contains:
- the LOC130709341 gene encoding heterogeneous nuclear ribonucleoprotein A3-like, whose product MRDPQRNRSRGFGFVTYSWVEEVDAAMCARPHKVDGRVVEPKRAVSREDSVKPGAHLTVKKIFVGGIKEDTEECNLRDYFEKYGKIETIEVMEDRQSGKKRGFAFVTFDDHDTVDKIVVQKYHTINGHHCEVKKALSKQEMQSAGSQRGRGGGSGNFMGRGGNFGGGGGNFGRGGNFGGRGGYGGGGGGSRGSYGGGDGGYNGFGGDGGNYGGGPGYSSRGGYGGGGPGYGHQDGGYGGGGGGYDGYNEGGNFGGNYGGGGSYNDFGNYSGQQQSNYGPMKGGSFGGRSSGSPYGGGYGSGGGSGGYGSRRFSKLRRKGLQFLAGERARSCQESCRLL is encoded by the coding sequence ATGAGAGACCCCCAAAGAAACCGTTCCAGGGGCTTTGGTTTTGTGACTTACTCTTGGGTTGAAGAGGTGGATGCAGCAATGTGTGCTCGACCACACAAGGTTGATGGGCGTGTAGTGGAACCAAAGAGAGCTGTTTCTAGAGAGGATTCTGTAAAGCCTGGTGCCCATCTCACAGTGAAGAAAATTTTTGTTGGTGGtattaaagaagatacagaagAATGTAATTTGAGAGACTACTTTGAAAAGTATGGCAAGATTGAAACCATAGAAGTTATGGAAGACAGGCAGAGTGGAAAAAAGAGAGGATTTGCTTTTGTAACTTTTGATGATCATGATACCGTTGATAAAATTGTTGTTCAGAAATACCACACTATTAATGGGCATCATTGTGAAGTGAAAAAGGCCCTTTCTAAACAAGAAATGCAATCTGCTGGATCACAGAGAGGTCGTGGAGGTGGATCTGGCAACTTTATGGGTCGTGGAGGAAACTTTGGAGGTGGTGGAGGTAACTTTGGCCGTGGTGGAAACTTTGGTGGAAGAGGAGGctatggtggtggaggtggtggcagcAGAGGTAGTTatggaggaggtgatggtggaTATAACGGATTTGGAGGCGACGGTGGTAACTATGGTGGTGGTCCTGGTTACAGTAGTAGAGGAGGCTATGGTGGTGGTGGACCAGGATATGGACACCAAGATGGTGGATATGGTGGCGGTGGTGGAGGATATGATGGTTACAATGAAGGAGGAAATTTTGGAGGTAactatggtggtggtgggagctaTAATGATTTTGGAAATTATAGTGGCCAACAGCAATCAAATTATGGACCCATGAAGGGAGGCAGTTTTGGTGGAAGAAGCTCGGGAAGTCCCTATGGTGGTGGTTATGGATCTGGTGGTGGAAGTGGTGGCTATGGTAGCAGAAGGTTctcaaaactcagaagaaaagggctaCAGTTCTTAGCAGGAGAGAGAGCGAGGAGTTGTCAGGAAAGCTGCAGGTTACTTTGA